caTTTCTCTTTGTTGTGAGGCTGCTGAGCTGCTTATCCTCCCAGCACAGTCCATACACAGCTCCATCCTTCAAGTTCTTTGCACACTTTTTATCACATAAACCAATCGTCCAATCAGACTCTTCAGACAGACTGACCACCCACCTCTGAAAGCTGCTGGCTTTCTTGGTACTACAGATTAGAAGAGTTGCACAGCACTGTCCCAGCCAGCTATTGTGGAAAACCTTCCTGTTGTCTTTGGACAGCGACATGCCAGGACCCAGAGACTGTGGCTCAAAGATCAGGTCTGAACCAGTGGGAACAAGCTCCTGGTGGTGTTCAGGATCAACCAGAGTCAGCAATGATCCCCAGAACTGAGACGCTTGCTTCACCATCTTCTCCCCATTCTGTCTCATCTCCTCAACCAGTTTGTCCCGATGGCTGCCCGGCTCCAGCCCTTTACTCAGATCCACAGCTTTGGCCTTCTCCACATCCTGATGCACCTGAGAATACATCTGCAGGAACTGAAGGTGTCCTTCTCCTTCTGTGCTGCTTCCAGGCTGCTCTTGCTGGTTTTCAGGGACACCATACGAGCAGAGACTGAGCTCTGGACGCTGGTCAGAGAGATGTCACGCAGCTTAGTCACAGCCTCAATCAGACGCACACTGCAGCCACCCAgcttctctctttcactcttctCCCACTTTTCCAGACTCACATTCTCATCGTCTGTTTTCTCCTGTAAGATCAGCTGCTCAGCTTTCAGCTTCTCCAGGAGCTCTTTGTGGGCTGTGGAGAAGGTCTTCATATTGTGTAGGCGGTGCTGGTCCTCAATGGcgcaggaaacacacacacaggtcatgtCGTCCAAGCAGTAGTACTCCAGGAGCTTGCCGTGCTGAGAACATTTGGTGTTCCCACATAAAGCCATGGGTTCAGTCAGAGGATGAGTCTGCAGTAACACAGGTGTGGTCAGGTGGGCCTGGAGGTGCTGGACACACATGGAGATCTCACACTTCATGCACGTCTTCTTTGCTGGTTTCCTGTCCTCTGCACACATGTCACAGAGGACAGTTTGTGGATCTGttcttctcctttttgtttGTATGCTGTCAGACATGTTTTCCAGCAGGAAATCCTCCTTAGATTTGCTGAATATAACTCAGTGTTGTACAACAGTTTGGATTATCTGGAAGTTGGTTTGAATTTTACACTGCTAAAAGAAATAGAGAAGGTAGAGTCAGGCAACTTTTACTGCAGAAATATGGACGTGccaacatgaaaacacagatcAGAGTTTAATTTGCAAACACACTTTTGTGCTAGGGTAGAAGAGACATGGACTTGTAATAAAATGCAATCAAATGATAAAATCCAGGCAGCAATGTTTCTATTGTTGAGCCaacattaaaaactgttaaTTTGCCATAATATAGCTTATGGATGACATCCCTTCACTGCCCTTGCCCTAATTTTCTATCTGTAAAATAGAGGAAAGTTTTCATGTAAAGTCACAATATTTGATTATTATATAAAGGCTTTGATGCTTGAGGCAGGATTTACTTCAGTATCAGTTTGTTGGTGCACAGAATAAATTGActaactttcttcttttttcataggAACAAACATGAAAACGCGGTGTTCTCGCTTCAGTCAAtcacataaataaaatcatcctATGTATTAAAAATATACTCACTTTATCATCTATCAGATCATTTAAATCGTATAAAACAGCcgctgtgtttctttgttgtcaTTAATAAGACCAAAAAGCTGTATTTATGCCGATCATAAACTGAAAACAACCGGAAAAGATGGACTCGACGATGCTAAGAACGACCGTGAAACCGAGAAGATGGAGTAAGATAACGCTAGCGATCAACCGACCGAGACTAATGTTCTGGATGAAATTCAGTCGCTCAAAATGCACTTTACAACTTACCTGCGAGAAGTTATAACATTAAATCAAGAAATAAAAGATGTAATCGGAGTGTTTTCCGAGAGCCTCACCTCAGCAGAATCTCGTATTAGTAAAGTTGAGGAAGTGGTTTCCTCACTAACAAGTTGGGAGGCCACTTGTTATTGAACTAAACTGTCAGGAACTCCAACTGAAAGTGGATGACCTTGAAAACAGAAGCAGGAGATCCAACATGAGACTCGTCGGATTACCGAGAGCTGAACCAGGGGAAATCACTGCGTTTTTACAGAGCTGgactgtgtccaaattcaggggctGCTCCTCCTTCGGAGCCCGATTACGTCGTAATGTTTTCCATATTATTTCTGTattattattctattttatattttaaattataaacTTTTTAGATCATAAACCTTTATACAATTGTGCCCTGTATGTGCTGACAAGTTACTGTAGAAAAACGAGCCCTGTCTTATATAATGACACAAAGTTTTTGTCATTATATAACACCAGTAGTATTTTCCAGcctggtctctctctctcttagttTCAATCAGTTTTCAattgaaactaattaaaactaatAGAATCCAAAgttatttactttactttttaaacagaCAAAGGTGTACATAATAAACCGGCAAATTCagcaactttcttttttctaattaacaaaaatttaaatgcaATGTTCTCGATTCAGTTAGTCAGATACATAAAATCATTCCACATATTAAAAATACTCTCACTTGATTACTTATCAGATCATTTACATTGTATAAA
This is a stretch of genomic DNA from Astatotilapia calliptera unplaced genomic scaffold, fAstCal1.2 U_scaffold_196, whole genome shotgun sequence. It encodes these proteins:
- the LOC113017718 gene encoding tripartite motif-containing protein 29-like: MSDSIQTKRRRTDPQTVLCDMCAEDRKPAKKTCMKCEISMCVQHLQAHLTTPVLLQTHPLTEPMALCGNTKCSQHGKLLEYYCLDDMTCVCVSCAIEDQHRLHNMKTFSTAHKELLEKLKAEQLILQEKTDDENVSLEKWEKSEREKLGGCSVRLIEAVTKLRDISLTSVQSSVSARMVSLKTSKSSLEAAQKEKDTFSSCRCILRCIRMWRRPKLWI